The Longimicrobium sp. genome includes a window with the following:
- a CDS encoding carboxylate-amine ligase, whose product MKPPSLTVGIEEEYQIIDPETRELRSYITEILDHDHLILGEIKPELHQSIVEVGTTICQTPAQARIELRRLRGMVMDLADRKDLKVVAAGTHPFSSWMTQEITPLERYLGVKQDMADLAQQLLIFGTHVHIGIEDREFMIDAMNVARYFVPHILCLTSSSPFWMGRNTGLKSYRSVIFRNFPRTGIPRVMRDWADFQYLTENLVKTRCIPDGSKIYWDLRPHHAYPTLEFRFLDVCTRVEEAVCVAAILQAIIAKVYKLRRDNMTFRVYPGDLIEENKWRAVRYGLEGQLVDLGKQEELPARALIREILEWFIDDVVDDLGSRAEVEYAFRILEEGSSADRQLAVFERTGSLRAVVDHLIAETEEGVRGPTVAHAHAAQA is encoded by the coding sequence ATGAAGCCGCCCTCGCTCACCGTCGGCATCGAAGAAGAGTACCAGATCATCGACCCCGAGACCCGGGAGCTGCGGTCGTACATCACCGAGATCCTGGACCACGACCACCTGATCCTCGGCGAGATCAAGCCGGAGCTGCACCAGTCGATCGTGGAGGTGGGCACCACCATCTGCCAGACGCCCGCGCAGGCGCGCATCGAGCTGCGGCGGCTGCGCGGAATGGTGATGGACCTCGCCGACCGCAAGGACCTCAAGGTGGTGGCGGCGGGAACGCACCCCTTCTCCAGCTGGATGACGCAGGAGATCACCCCGCTGGAGCGCTACCTGGGGGTGAAGCAGGACATGGCGGACCTCGCGCAGCAGCTCCTGATCTTCGGCACGCACGTGCACATCGGCATCGAAGACCGGGAGTTCATGATCGACGCCATGAACGTGGCCCGCTACTTCGTCCCCCACATCCTCTGCCTCACCAGCAGCTCGCCCTTCTGGATGGGGCGGAACACGGGGCTCAAGTCGTACCGCAGCGTCATCTTCCGCAACTTCCCGCGCACCGGCATTCCGCGGGTGATGCGCGACTGGGCGGACTTCCAGTACCTCACCGAGAACCTGGTGAAGACGCGCTGCATTCCGGACGGCTCCAAGATCTACTGGGACCTGCGCCCGCACCACGCGTACCCCACGCTGGAGTTCCGCTTCCTGGACGTGTGCACGCGCGTGGAGGAGGCCGTCTGCGTCGCCGCCATCCTGCAGGCGATCATCGCCAAGGTGTACAAGCTGCGGCGCGACAACATGACCTTCCGCGTGTACCCGGGCGACCTGATCGAGGAGAACAAGTGGCGCGCGGTGCGCTACGGCCTCGAGGGGCAGCTCGTTGACCTGGGCAAGCAGGAGGAGCTCCCGGCGCGCGCGCTGATCCGCGAGATCCTGGAGTGGTTCATCGACGACGTGGTGGACGACCTGGGGAGCCGCGCGGAGGTGGAGTACGCCTTCCGCATCCTAGAGGAGGGCTCCAGCGCCGACCGCCAGCTGGCCGTCTTCGAGCGCACAGGCAGCCTGCGCGCGGTCGTCGACCACCTCATCGCCGAGACCGAGGAAGGCGTCCGCGGCCCCACCGTGGCCCACGCCCACGCGGCGCAGGCGTAG
- a CDS encoding RNA methyltransferase: protein MLTRREERLLRTLRQRRAREEEGLFLAEGVRTVEDLVASPLPVRFAVASSTLGDTPRGRGLVSAIEARGIAVHEVEERDFRDWADTETPQGVLAVAEIPRSGLATIPVDADPAVLLVLDAVQDPGNFGTLVRTAEALGAAGVVALPGTVDPWNPKSVRAAMGSSFRLPVVEADWDVLEPWLREHGVATVASAVGAPPPDSLPRRAALVLGNEGAGVSADTLRRADVTLGIPLRGRAESLNVAAAGAILLHELLR, encoded by the coding sequence ATGCTGACCCGCCGCGAGGAGCGCCTCCTGCGCACCCTGCGGCAGCGCCGCGCCCGCGAGGAAGAGGGCCTCTTCCTGGCCGAGGGGGTGCGCACGGTGGAAGACCTTGTGGCGTCCCCACTTCCGGTCCGTTTCGCCGTCGCGTCGTCCACCCTGGGTGACACGCCCCGCGGACGGGGCCTTGTCTCCGCCATCGAGGCGCGCGGCATCGCCGTGCACGAGGTGGAGGAGCGCGACTTCCGCGACTGGGCGGACACGGAGACGCCGCAGGGTGTGCTCGCGGTGGCCGAGATCCCGCGCTCCGGCCTGGCCACGATCCCGGTGGACGCGGACCCCGCCGTCCTCCTGGTGCTGGACGCGGTGCAGGACCCGGGCAACTTCGGCACGCTGGTGAGGACGGCCGAGGCGCTGGGGGCCGCCGGCGTCGTCGCCCTGCCGGGCACGGTCGATCCCTGGAACCCCAAGTCCGTCCGCGCCGCGATGGGCTCCTCCTTTCGCCTCCCCGTCGTCGAAGCGGACTGGGACGTGCTGGAGCCCTGGCTGCGCGAGCACGGCGTCGCCACCGTCGCGTCCGCGGTGGGCGCGCCGCCGCCCGATTCGCTTCCCCGGCGTGCGGCGCTGGTGCTGGGCAACGAGGGCGCCGGCGTCTCGGCCGACACCCTGCGCCGCGCGGACGTCACGCTGGGCATCCCCCTGCGCGGCCGCGCCGAGTCGCTGAACGTGGCCGCGGCCGGCGCCATCCTCCTCCACGAGCTCCTTCGCTGA
- a CDS encoding prepilin peptidase: MTPDYLIWGYAALLGACIGSFLNVCVYRWPEGLSVIRPPSRCGECGTQIRWYDNVPIFGWIFLRGRCRACGTRVSIQYPLIELTVASLWLAAVLRHGVSWQALSSAIFFTLLLGIALTDARTYIIPDEFTWGGLAIGLALSFAPGGITPQQSALGALLGFGLLWMVAELGERAFKKQAMGGGDIKMMAMVGAFVGMPGVLLTIFLGALLGTLIFGPISWRTKKLVPFGIFLALGAAIAEPWGTAIVQWYLREFVGI, from the coding sequence TTGACGCCCGACTACCTGATCTGGGGCTACGCGGCTCTCCTGGGGGCCTGCATCGGCTCCTTTCTGAACGTGTGCGTGTACCGCTGGCCGGAGGGGCTGTCGGTCATCCGCCCCCCCTCCCGCTGCGGCGAGTGCGGCACGCAGATCCGCTGGTACGACAACGTCCCCATCTTCGGCTGGATCTTCTTGCGCGGGCGCTGCCGTGCGTGCGGCACCCGCGTCTCCATCCAGTATCCGCTGATCGAGCTGACGGTGGCCTCGCTCTGGCTGGCGGCGGTGCTGAGGCACGGGGTGAGCTGGCAGGCGCTCTCGTCCGCCATCTTCTTCACGCTGCTGCTGGGGATCGCGCTGACCGACGCGCGCACCTACATCATCCCCGACGAGTTCACCTGGGGCGGCCTGGCGATCGGCCTGGCGCTCTCCTTCGCGCCGGGCGGCATCACGCCGCAGCAGTCCGCGCTGGGTGCGCTCCTCGGCTTCGGCCTTCTCTGGATGGTGGCGGAGCTGGGGGAGCGCGCGTTCAAGAAGCAGGCGATGGGCGGGGGCGACATCAAGATGATGGCGATGGTGGGCGCGTTCGTGGGGATGCCGGGCGTCCTCCTCACCATCTTCCTGGGCGCGCTGCTGGGCACCCTGATCTTCGGCCCGATCTCCTGGCGCACGAAGAAGCTCGTCCCCTTCGGCATCTTTCTCGCCCTTGGCGCCGCCATCGCCGAGCCGTGGGGGACCGCGATCGTCCAGTGGTACCTCCGCGAATTCGTGGGCATCTGA
- a CDS encoding antitoxin Xre/MbcA/ParS toxin-binding domain-containing protein gives MTTYDVAEMLGGGQVFVGRVIRSDRDLVEAVRDGLPSGAVAAVIRQSALCADEVERLVFRNGNAAERMVSGRLNPEESVRLARVARITTLANETIGEPERAARWLRAPNRALVGAVPVELLASGEGARLVEETLLRLAHGIFA, from the coding sequence ATGACTACCTACGACGTCGCGGAGATGCTGGGCGGGGGGCAGGTGTTCGTGGGGCGCGTCATCCGGTCGGACCGAGACCTGGTCGAGGCGGTCCGCGACGGTCTTCCGTCGGGTGCGGTCGCCGCGGTGATCCGGCAGAGCGCACTCTGTGCCGATGAGGTTGAGCGGCTGGTCTTCCGGAACGGCAACGCAGCCGAGCGGATGGTGTCAGGCCGTCTGAATCCCGAGGAGTCGGTGCGGCTCGCTCGGGTGGCGAGGATCACCACGCTCGCGAACGAAACCATCGGTGAGCCGGAGCGCGCCGCCCGCTGGCTGCGCGCTCCGAATCGCGCGCTGGTGGGCGCGGTCCCTGTCGAGCTGTTGGCAAGCGGTGAAGGGGCGCGGCTCGTGGAGGAGACTCTGCTCCGGCTTGCACACGGGATCTTCGCCTGA
- a CDS encoding alpha/beta hydrolase-fold protein, with product MRPAVRGAAVTLVLAAAACAPPRLAPEIAAGRVVADTVFSTALVDNPLGDSPYRAVSVYLPPGYGRTARRYPVVYLLHGFDGGPSQWTERFALRSAMDSLIASGRVRPMIVVMPDGGNRFGGSFFANTASTGRWGIFLVREVVAHVDSRYLTLARPASRGIAGWSMGGHAALHRAAEHPEVFGAVYALSPCCLGPELLADFGDAPRAAALALRTPDQVAAAPFGSKLLIAVAALHSPDPSHPLRLALPFAPGRGDALARWNENTPARLARSFAASPMRPRIAFDVGTRDGLRHIPTTTRALHAALTQAGVRHTFEEYDGTHGSHVAERLRTRVLPFFSRVLR from the coding sequence GTGAGACCTGCTGTTCGGGGTGCTGCCGTCACGCTCGTGCTCGCCGCTGCCGCCTGTGCCCCGCCGCGGCTGGCTCCCGAGATCGCCGCCGGCCGCGTGGTGGCGGACACCGTCTTCTCGACCGCGCTCGTGGACAACCCGCTCGGCGACTCGCCGTATCGCGCCGTCTCCGTCTACCTGCCGCCGGGGTACGGGCGCACCGCGCGCCGCTACCCGGTCGTCTACCTGCTGCACGGCTTCGACGGCGGCCCGTCGCAGTGGACGGAGCGCTTCGCCCTGCGCTCGGCCATGGACTCGCTGATCGCGTCGGGCAGGGTGCGGCCGATGATCGTGGTGATGCCGGACGGCGGGAACCGTTTCGGCGGATCGTTCTTCGCCAACACCGCATCCACGGGACGCTGGGGGATCTTCCTCGTCCGCGAGGTGGTGGCGCACGTGGACTCCCGCTACCTCACCCTCGCGCGCCCGGCGAGCCGCGGCATCGCCGGATGGTCGATGGGGGGGCACGCGGCGCTCCATCGCGCGGCCGAGCACCCGGAGGTCTTCGGCGCGGTGTACGCGCTCAGCCCGTGCTGCCTGGGCCCCGAGCTCCTGGCCGACTTCGGCGATGCGCCGCGCGCCGCCGCCCTCGCCCTGCGCACGCCCGATCAGGTGGCGGCGGCACCGTTTGGGAGCAAGCTGCTCATCGCGGTGGCCGCGCTCCACTCGCCCGACCCGTCGCACCCGCTCCGCCTCGCGCTCCCGTTCGCCCCCGGGCGCGGGGATGCCCTCGCGCGGTGGAACGAGAACACGCCCGCGCGCCTGGCGCGGAGCTTCGCCGCCAGCCCCATGCGCCCGCGCATCGCCTTCGACGTGGGCACGCGCGACGGCCTCCGCCACATCCCCACGACTACGCGCGCCCTCCACGCGGCCCTAACCCAAGCCGGCGTGCGGCACACCTTCGAGGAGTACGACGGCACCCACGGCAGCCACGTCGCCGAGCGCCTGCGGACGCGGGTGTTGCCGTTCTTTTCGCGCGTGCTGCGGTAG
- a CDS encoding RNB domain-containing ribonuclease, translating into MRIDFPAEVVREADEAAKRDPAALADMTEVPFITIDPPGSRDLDQALCIQPAEDGGFRLWYAIADVGFFVDRGGAVEAEAWLRALTFYAPDLRAPVYPPSLSQGAASLLADQLTPAIVFAFELDARAEIRSLRIQRARVRSRAQLTYEQALGHVESGGKTFAEPWAASLVELKRFGEERRKRETERGGVSLPILDQHVERAAAARLGYAVEYEQPNAAEDWNAQVSLLTGHAAALRMLEGRVGLLRTMPPPEEKRVELFRRVARTLGFAWDDATSYAEFVRSLDPKHPRVTPLLWQARRVSHGSDYVAFDGDPPADPLHHALAMPYAHVTAPLRRLADRYVLDLLVQLEAGGRPSAAEVETLCRVPKVMNDTETRANKLERGVVDIAEAWTLRGCEGKLFAATVLDARGSHLEVQIEDPAVRVQASGGGEKPEIGGRVQVRLDAVSLDDGRMDFSVAEGTGA; encoded by the coding sequence GTGCGCATCGACTTTCCCGCGGAGGTGGTGCGCGAGGCGGACGAGGCGGCGAAGCGCGACCCGGCGGCGCTCGCGGACATGACAGAAGTGCCGTTCATCACCATCGACCCGCCGGGGAGCCGCGATCTGGACCAGGCGCTGTGCATCCAGCCGGCGGAGGATGGGGGATTCCGGCTCTGGTACGCGATCGCGGACGTGGGGTTTTTCGTGGATCGCGGGGGGGCGGTGGAGGCGGAGGCGTGGCTGCGCGCCCTCACTTTTTACGCGCCCGACCTGCGCGCGCCCGTGTATCCGCCGTCGCTGTCGCAGGGGGCGGCGAGCTTGCTGGCGGACCAGCTCACACCCGCCATCGTGTTCGCGTTCGAGCTGGACGCGCGCGCGGAGATCCGCTCGCTGCGCATCCAGCGGGCGCGGGTGAGGTCGAGAGCGCAGCTCACGTACGAGCAGGCGCTGGGGCACGTGGAGAGCGGGGGGAAGACGTTCGCGGAGCCGTGGGCGGCGTCGCTCGTGGAGCTGAAGCGCTTCGGCGAGGAGCGGAGGAAGCGGGAGACGGAGCGTGGGGGCGTGTCGCTGCCGATCCTGGATCAGCACGTCGAGCGCGCGGCGGCGGCGCGCCTGGGCTACGCGGTCGAGTACGAGCAGCCCAACGCCGCGGAGGACTGGAACGCGCAGGTGTCGCTCCTCACGGGCCACGCGGCCGCGCTGCGCATGCTGGAGGGGCGCGTCGGCCTGCTGCGCACCATGCCGCCGCCCGAGGAGAAGCGCGTGGAGCTCTTTCGCCGCGTGGCGCGGACGCTGGGGTTCGCGTGGGACGATGCGACGAGCTACGCGGAGTTCGTGCGCTCGCTCGATCCCAAGCACCCCCGCGTGACGCCGCTGCTCTGGCAGGCGCGGCGCGTGTCGCACGGGTCGGACTACGTGGCCTTCGACGGCGACCCGCCCGCCGATCCGCTCCACCACGCGCTGGCGATGCCGTACGCGCACGTCACCGCCCCCCTCCGCCGCCTCGCCGACCGCTACGTGCTCGATCTGCTCGTGCAGCTCGAGGCAGGAGGCCGCCCATCCGCCGCGGAGGTCGAGACGCTCTGCCGCGTTCCAAAGGTGATGAACGACACGGAGACGCGCGCCAACAAGCTGGAGCGCGGCGTGGTGGACATCGCCGAGGCGTGGACGCTGCGCGGGTGCGAGGGCAAGCTCTTCGCCGCCACCGTGCTGGACGCGCGCGGAAGCCACCTGGAGGTGCAGATCGAGGACCCCGCCGTCCGCGTGCAGGCGTCGGGCGGCGGCGAGAAGCCGGAGATCGGCGGGCGCGTGCAGGTGCGCCTGGACGCGGTGTCGCTGGACGACGGGCGGATGGATTTCAGCGTGGCGGAAGGGACCGGGGCCTGA
- a CDS encoding alpha/beta hydrolase-fold protein codes for MHREHHRWHSPSLDRDMDLLVFGHAGARVLVFPTSMGRYYEWEDRRMTEVLGDHLRNGWLQLYCVDSVDEESWYARRKHPIDRARRHQQFEDYVLREVLPLSWQKNPNPFLMATGASFGAYHAVDIAFRHPHLFGRVLGMSGLYDISQFADGHMDGNVYGHNPSHFVQHLGHEHLEGLRRMDIILATGHDDPNVDNVKYLSRTLWDKGVGNALRLWDGWSHDWPYWERMLRQYIGGSD; via the coding sequence TTGCACCGCGAGCACCACCGCTGGCACAGCCCGTCGCTCGACCGCGACATGGATCTGCTGGTCTTCGGGCACGCGGGAGCGCGCGTGCTCGTGTTCCCCACCTCGATGGGCCGCTACTACGAGTGGGAAGACCGGCGGATGACGGAGGTCCTCGGCGACCACCTGCGCAACGGCTGGCTACAGCTCTACTGCGTGGACAGCGTGGACGAGGAGAGCTGGTACGCGCGCCGCAAGCACCCCATCGACCGGGCGAGGCGCCACCAGCAGTTCGAGGACTACGTGCTGCGCGAGGTGCTCCCCCTCTCCTGGCAAAAGAACCCGAACCCGTTCCTGATGGCGACGGGGGCGAGCTTCGGCGCGTACCACGCGGTCGACATCGCCTTCCGCCATCCGCACCTCTTCGGGCGGGTGCTGGGGATGAGCGGCCTGTACGACATCAGCCAGTTCGCGGACGGGCACATGGACGGCAACGTGTACGGGCACAACCCGTCGCACTTCGTCCAGCACCTAGGCCACGAGCACCTGGAGGGGCTGCGGCGGATGGACATCATCCTCGCCACCGGCCACGACGACCCGAACGTCGACAACGTGAAGTACCTGTCGCGCACGCTGTGGGACAAGGGCGTGGGCAACGCCCTGCGCCTGTGGGACGGCTGGTCGCATGACTGGCCGTACTGGGAGCGGATGCTTCGCCAGTACATCGGCGGAAGCGATTGA
- a CDS encoding M48 family metallopeptidase has translation MALALKARARRGAAVLALCGATAAGGCATVSTQQEVQLGTDYARQINQQLPMLNDAATRNYINTLGNQLAAVADQRGIRYTFQVVNSDAINAFAVPGGFIYVNRGTIERANNLSELVGVLSHEITHVAERHSIEQLQRAQGANTLLSILYGGVLRRNPGAIEQVGVQGVGTAVFAGYSRDAEREADRGAVNIMLRAGYNPQGLATFFQTLLGERQRNPSKVETWFATHPQTQERIANVQAMIQATPGASNNPRLVRDNQAYQNFRARVRSLTPQPQDRGR, from the coding sequence ATGGCACTTGCACTTAAGGCTCGCGCACGGCGGGGGGCCGCCGTGCTTGCGCTGTGCGGCGCGACGGCCGCGGGCGGCTGCGCCACCGTCAGCACGCAGCAGGAGGTCCAGCTCGGCACCGACTACGCGCGCCAGATCAACCAGCAGCTCCCGATGCTGAACGACGCGGCGACGCGCAACTACATCAACACGCTCGGCAACCAGCTGGCCGCCGTGGCCGACCAGCGCGGCATCCGCTACACCTTCCAGGTGGTGAACTCGGACGCCATCAACGCCTTCGCGGTCCCGGGCGGCTTCATCTACGTGAACCGCGGCACCATCGAGCGCGCCAACAACCTCTCCGAGCTGGTGGGTGTGCTGTCGCACGAGATCACCCACGTGGCGGAGCGGCACAGCATCGAGCAGCTCCAGCGGGCACAGGGCGCCAACACGCTCCTCTCAATCCTGTACGGTGGCGTCCTCCGGCGCAACCCGGGGGCCATCGAGCAGGTGGGCGTGCAGGGCGTGGGAACGGCGGTCTTCGCCGGCTACAGCCGCGACGCGGAGCGCGAGGCGGACCGCGGCGCCGTCAACATCATGCTGCGCGCCGGGTACAACCCGCAGGGGCTGGCCACCTTCTTCCAGACTCTGCTGGGCGAGCGCCAGCGCAACCCGAGCAAGGTGGAGACGTGGTTCGCCACGCACCCCCAGACGCAGGAGCGCATCGCCAACGTGCAGGCGATGATCCAGGCCACCCCGGGCGCCAGCAACAACCCGCGGCTGGTGAGGGACAACCAGGCGTACCAGAACTTCCGCGCGCGCGTGCGCTCCCTGACGCCGCAACCGCAGGACCGCGGCCGGTGA
- a CDS encoding circularly permuted type 2 ATP-grasp protein has protein sequence MTGEAAALRDAVARYHDLLGDDALAADTHARMEEEHRRRGMFFGDRPLCSVLRPRFLTPGQWVHIRRGVETLMRAFHTAHEAAMADAEFRRQFRLLDWEEELLEADPGFRDPSPTARLDAFFDPDDGSLRFTEYNAETPAGPAYMDALSEVFLATPAMGEFLKTHAVQPLPARHGVLHALLGAFREWTGTRDLPRIGVLDWDEVPTRSEHRFFQSYFQSHGIACELADPRTCEYREGKLMSGDFHITLIYKRVLIDELVQQMGLDSPVVRAVRDGAVCMVNPFRCKVLYKKASLAVLSDERNAHLFSAEERAAVAAHVPWTRVVEERKTEKDGATIDLLPWAMENRERLVLKPNDDYGGRGIVLGWLASGELWEDTLRGALEAPYVVQERIPLPSEPFPTWTDAGVQIYDRMVDLAPFITGGATVDGALTRIATDPLLNVTAGGGSSVATMLVEAR, from the coding sequence GTGACCGGGGAGGCCGCCGCGCTGCGGGACGCCGTCGCCCGCTACCACGACCTGCTGGGCGACGACGCCCTCGCGGCCGACACGCACGCGCGGATGGAGGAGGAGCACCGCCGCCGCGGGATGTTCTTTGGCGACCGGCCGCTGTGCAGCGTCCTGCGGCCCCGCTTCCTGACGCCCGGCCAGTGGGTGCACATCCGGCGCGGCGTGGAGACGCTGATGCGCGCCTTCCACACCGCGCACGAGGCCGCCATGGCCGACGCGGAGTTCCGCCGCCAGTTCCGCCTGCTGGATTGGGAGGAGGAGCTGCTGGAGGCGGACCCCGGCTTCCGCGATCCCAGCCCCACGGCGCGGCTGGACGCCTTCTTCGATCCCGACGACGGCTCGCTCCGCTTCACCGAGTACAACGCGGAGACGCCGGCCGGCCCCGCGTACATGGACGCCCTCTCCGAGGTCTTCCTCGCCACGCCGGCGATGGGGGAGTTCCTCAAGACGCACGCCGTGCAGCCGCTCCCCGCGCGGCACGGGGTGCTGCACGCGCTCCTGGGCGCCTTCCGCGAGTGGACGGGAACGCGAGACCTGCCGCGCATCGGCGTGCTGGACTGGGACGAGGTGCCCACGCGCAGCGAGCACCGCTTCTTCCAATCGTACTTTCAGTCGCACGGCATCGCCTGCGAGCTGGCGGACCCGCGCACCTGCGAGTACCGCGAGGGCAAGCTGATGTCGGGCGACTTCCACATCACCCTCATCTACAAGCGGGTCCTAATCGACGAGCTGGTGCAGCAGATGGGGCTGGACTCGCCCGTGGTGCGCGCGGTCCGCGACGGGGCGGTGTGCATGGTCAACCCCTTCCGCTGCAAGGTGCTCTACAAGAAGGCGTCGCTCGCCGTCCTCTCCGACGAGCGCAACGCCCACCTCTTCTCCGCCGAGGAGCGCGCCGCCGTTGCCGCCCACGTGCCCTGGACGCGCGTGGTGGAGGAGCGGAAGACGGAGAAGGATGGCGCCACCATCGACCTCCTGCCCTGGGCGATGGAGAACCGCGAGCGCCTGGTCCTGAAACCCAATGACGACTACGGCGGCCGCGGCATCGTCCTAGGCTGGCTGGCGAGCGGCGAGCTGTGGGAGGACACGCTGCGTGGCGCCCTCGAGGCGCCGTACGTGGTACAGGAGCGCATCCCCCTCCCCTCCGAGCCCTTCCCCACCTGGACGGACGCCGGGGTGCAGATCTACGACCGCATGGTGGACCTGGCGCCCTTCATCACCGGCGGCGCCACCGTCGACGGCGCCCTCACCCGCATCGCCACCGACCCGCTCCTCAACGTCACCGCCGGCGGCGGCTCCAGCGTCGCGACCATGCTGGTGGAGGCGCGATGA
- the thiD gene encoding bifunctional hydroxymethylpyrimidine kinase/phosphomethylpyrimidine kinase, protein MTERIPVALTIAGSDSGGGAGIQADLKSFHAFGVFGTSALTAVTVQNTRGVTGVHPIPVDVVRAQIRAVAEDLHPAACKTGMLATAELVRAVAESIREHRLPHFVLDPVMVASSGDRLLDADAERTVADELVPLAALVTPNLDEAAILVGAPVDDVNGMRRAAAALVEMGARAALLKGGHLRASELVDVLFDGQEWHEWRRPKLDTRNTHGTGCTLSAAIAAGLAHGRPLTRAVKDALDYVSRAMQAAPGLGGGHGPLNHMV, encoded by the coding sequence ATGACCGAACGCATTCCGGTGGCCCTCACCATCGCCGGCTCCGACTCCGGAGGCGGCGCGGGGATCCAGGCCGACCTCAAGAGCTTCCACGCCTTTGGCGTCTTCGGCACCAGCGCGCTGACCGCCGTCACAGTGCAGAACACGCGCGGCGTCACCGGCGTCCACCCCATCCCGGTGGACGTCGTCCGCGCGCAGATACGCGCCGTCGCGGAGGACCTGCACCCCGCCGCCTGCAAGACCGGGATGCTCGCCACCGCCGAACTGGTGCGCGCCGTCGCCGAATCTATCCGCGAGCACCGCCTCCCCCACTTCGTCCTTGATCCCGTGATGGTCGCCAGCAGCGGCGACCGCCTGCTGGACGCCGACGCCGAGCGCACCGTGGCGGACGAACTGGTGCCGCTGGCCGCGCTCGTGACGCCCAACCTGGACGAGGCCGCGATCCTGGTCGGCGCCCCCGTGGACGACGTCAACGGGATGCGCCGCGCCGCCGCCGCGCTGGTGGAGATGGGAGCCCGCGCCGCGCTGCTCAAGGGCGGCCACCTGCGTGCTTCGGAGCTGGTGGACGTCCTCTTCGACGGCCAGGAGTGGCACGAGTGGCGCCGCCCCAAGCTGGACACCCGCAACACGCACGGCACCGGCTGCACCCTCTCCGCCGCCATCGCCGCGGGCCTGGCGCACGGGCGGCCCCTGACTCGCGCCGTGAAGGATGCGCTGGATTACGTGAGCCGGGCGATGCAGGCCGCGCCGGGGCTGGGGGGCGGGCACGGGCCGCTGAACCACATGGTGTAA
- a CDS encoding RES family NAD+ phosphorylase — protein MRVWRLARRVHRVLDGEGARREGGRWNSPGTPIVYTAGSRALAALELLAYVSPGTEPEDLELFEVQLPDDARSRAVTPDDLDRDWQAPRHAGCQRQGDAWARSADALVLVVPSVMIPEEPNYLINPAHPDAARVQVVGSRPFTYDPRLKR, from the coding sequence ATGCGAGTCTGGAGGCTCGCGCGCCGTGTCCATCGTGTGCTCGATGGAGAGGGCGCCCGGCGCGAGGGCGGCCGCTGGAACTCTCCGGGTACTCCCATCGTGTACACCGCGGGCTCCCGTGCCCTCGCGGCCCTCGAGCTGCTGGCCTATGTGAGCCCTGGAACCGAGCCTGAGGACCTGGAGCTTTTCGAGGTACAACTCCCGGATGATGCTCGCTCACGTGCCGTCACGCCGGACGATCTGGATCGCGACTGGCAGGCCCCACGCCATGCCGGCTGCCAGCGGCAGGGCGATGCATGGGCGCGCTCCGCGGACGCGCTGGTTCTGGTGGTGCCCTCCGTAATGATCCCTGAAGAACCCAACTACCTGATCAACCCGGCACATCCCGACGCGGCGCGGGTGCAAGTCGTGGGGTCGCGTCCGTTCACGTACGACCCTCGTCTGAAGCGATAA
- a CDS encoding M48 family metallopeptidase, with translation MSGAGGWQLRTRILAARVRRTTAAAALLLPLLGACVSEKQEQVLGDQIATQINTHVPLVNDAPLTLYVNDLGRMIARHSARPNVPYRFYIVDTEGVNAFALPGGHIYVNRGLIDRTRNVSELAGVLAHEIGHVAARHGAKTMQRQMRTRSMSGILYKVILDREPLLNQEALDIGGAVWTASHSRHDEQEADKLAVAYLIASGVDPNGMVSLFNGFVKEEATLPQGGVGQWFATHPATLQRLKITRDEIRVRRPAAKKLATQVPSYEDFLRRLHALPPPPPMMPGAPSLNPAQQLPWHK, from the coding sequence GTGAGCGGGGCGGGCGGCTGGCAGCTTCGGACCCGCATCCTCGCGGCGCGGGTCCGCCGGACGACGGCGGCGGCCGCCCTCCTCCTCCCCCTTCTCGGCGCGTGCGTGAGCGAGAAGCAGGAGCAGGTGCTGGGCGACCAGATCGCCACGCAGATCAACACGCACGTCCCGCTGGTGAATGACGCGCCGCTGACGCTGTACGTCAACGACCTTGGGCGGATGATCGCGCGGCACAGCGCCCGCCCCAACGTGCCGTACCGCTTCTACATCGTGGACACGGAGGGGGTCAACGCCTTCGCCCTTCCCGGCGGCCACATCTACGTGAACCGCGGCCTCATCGACCGCACGCGCAACGTCAGCGAGCTGGCGGGGGTGCTGGCGCACGAGATCGGGCACGTGGCGGCGCGGCACGGCGCCAAGACGATGCAGCGGCAGATGCGGACGCGTTCCATGTCCGGCATCCTGTACAAGGTGATCCTGGACCGCGAGCCGCTCCTCAATCAGGAGGCGCTGGACATCGGCGGCGCGGTATGGACGGCCTCGCACTCGCGCCACGACGAGCAGGAGGCGGACAAGCTGGCCGTGGCCTACCTGATCGCCTCCGGGGTCGATCCCAACGGGATGGTGAGCCTCTTCAACGGCTTCGTGAAGGAGGAGGCGACGCTTCCGCAGGGGGGCGTGGGGCAGTGGTTCGCCACGCACCCGGCGACGCTCCAGCGGCTCAAGATCACCCGCGACGAGATCCGCGTGCGGCGCCCCGCGGCGAAGAAGCTCGCCACGCAGGTCCCCTCGTACGAGGACTTCCTGCGCCGGCTGCACGCCCTTCCCCCGCCGCCGCCCATGATGCCCGGCGCGCCGTCGCTGAACCCGGCGCAGCAGCTTCCCTGGCACAAGTAG